From Brassica rapa cultivar Chiifu-401-42 chromosome A06, CAAS_Brap_v3.01, whole genome shotgun sequence:
AGTTGAATCATCTGCATTTGCATCTGGAAAGGGTTCTCTAACACCGCTCATGACACCAAGAGCTAACTGTGTAGGAAATTTGGGAAATTCTACATTTGGAACATTTTGCATCACATGTTGGAGTATAGAAGAAAAACAAGGTGTTTGAGAAAATATTGCATCATCGATCCATAAGTTGGAAGATAATTCAGAACATATGATGGAATGAAGAAACTTGGTGGTAAAccataattttgtatatttcagGGTTGGTTGGAAGTTTGGTTTTTAAATTGATCATTGTAGGGATTTTGGTAGTTAAACAGAAAATTAGAAGACTTTTGGGTGTTAACGAGATTATTATTAGGAtccatttaataaaaagttttaaaacactaaaatagttcattataatgaaaaatgacattttatgtatccatatgAAATGAGAGTAGtctctatttatagataaaaaaacCATGaatttagatataattttatttttttaaagaaaattttattatataaaaaatggaaacaCAACATTTTATCTTatccatatttaaaaataaaaaataaaatatatatgcacaAGCCGCGCGTGCGTAAACCGCGGGTGCATAAACCGTGCGTGTGTAAGCTGCGCATGCGTACACGCACTCAACATTTCTGCCCAATCATGAAGTGCCACGTGGCTGTTCTACGACACAATTTTTGTTTCAATGGTTGAATCTTTACAACTGTGTTGAATCCACCTAGATAAACCACCATATTTCAACACCCTTAGTGATGGGTATTAAACAGTTGAAATTAATATTCAACACCTCCATTGTGGGTGGGCTAATGTCAATATTGGTGAATCTAGTTCTCATGAGAATATCAATAACATAGATAACACACAAGTTTTGAATATTTCTATAATCCTTGAAAAATAAGATGTTGGTGCTGCTAGTTTTGTTGATATATATGATCCAAGAAATGGGGACATGCTTAATGTAAAAATGATAGAAATATTAGCAGCAAATGGATCAAAAAGGTATTTTCTGTTGTAGAAGGTCCTAAAAATAAGGTTAATAGAAGATTTTTTCATCTTGCTACACTTGAGAATTACATAATGGAGAAATAAGTTGTAGAACATGGCTATGTTATTCCAGAGAATTAGAtaaaacaatttgttttttgttgtaaatttttaaagaaacatataaaaaatgtcATCTAGCAAAAGATGGTCTTTCGGACTGGTCTCATATACTTCTTAGATTAAAGGAGCATGAAAAACTAAGAAACATATGCTTAATATGAGTGCTTGGATTGAATTAAgacatagattaaaaaaaaactgaaactatTGATAAAGTTTCTCAAGAAcaatttaagaaagaaaaacaatatttgaaaatgtaTTATTAAGAATTATTTCCATTGTGAAATATCTTGCCAAATATAATTTGGCATTTCGTGGAACACatgaaaaattatatgaaaatagtaCTGGTAAGTTTTTAGGATTAATAGAGATGTTAGCAGAATTTAATAGTGTTATAAGAGAACATGTTTATCGAATTACCAATGTTAGTATTTATCATCATTATCTTGGTCATAATATTCAAATGAATTAATTCTTTTGATTGCTTCAAGAATTAAGTCAAAAATCATTACAAGAATAAAAGAGGCAAACTATTTTCAGTGATGTTTGATTGTACTTCTACCTGATACTAGTCATCAAGAGCAAATGACACTCCCAATAAGGTGGTGAGGTATCACGCGACGACATGAGAAGCGCGGGGACCGATCGAGGTGGCATAGTCTCATGTTGGCACCGTCGGGATTTATCCTCATTTCTTATTGTTTGTTATTGCTTTATTGAATGTTCAAGTTAGGTACTTGTGCTATATTGTGTGATGACTGATGGTGATTGATTTCGGAGTTTAGAGCTTTACTCACTGAGTATTTGTCAAAATGCTTACCCTTCctttcttttcatgtgtgttCGACGAAGTGCAGGTGTAGTCGTTTCGATGTGGTGCTGAGTTTTCGGATTATTGAGATTACTTTAAGTTATTTCATTTTAAGATTTGATTCATTGTTTTAAGcgtttattatttgttttagtacggtttcataaaacttttgaattCGATCTTTGGTAATAATATTTGCTTTGGTCTTTTAAAGTGTTTTTTGTGAGTGGAAGCAATGTGAATTTATGACGTCTCTTTTAAGTAAGAGGCGGACGTGACCAGATTAGATTGATATCTTATTAGATTCAGAAGATGATGCAGTTGTCGTAAATAATAGCAAAGGGAAGGACGATACGAGGAAATAAAGATGAGGGTGGACAAATTCttcctatatatattttaaatatattgtgtatttttattttgtaaagtgGTTTTAATAGTTATGTATAAATAAACATTGTTGTAAATTCGAGGTGATATCAATAAATTAGGCCCGACTAAAACGAAAAACTCTGATAATTTTAGCAGTATTATTGTGGATATATACATATTGTACCAAAAATGTGAGAACaccttttttaattttcagtgTGTCAAAAAATGATTCGAGAAGCGTAGAAGGAAAAAATGGAAACAACTGCAAATAACAGAAAAGCGCATCTGAGAACAACAAAAAGGACAATCTCTTTCTAATCTGTTGTTGTCGTCGTTGCTGGGTCACAGATCTcctctttgtttttgttgttctttTTCTCCAAATTCAACACAAATCTTTGTGATTCTCAAGAAAGTCACGCGAGAAACCTAGACGAGGAGACCCAGAAAGGGAAGGAGATAGATGTACTATTAGGGCATACGTTGCTCGTAGCTCCTCCTCTCGCTCTCAACATTTGTTTGTTGCGTTGATTCGTCTCAGAAACAAAAAAGATTTTCGCAATTGTGACGTGTGTGCCAAGGAACTAGGTGAGTTTCTGTCTTgatcttttcatgtgtgatggGACAACGTATTGATGAACGAGATGATTGTTGATTTCATCTATCTATTGTTTATTATATTATCGATAAATTTAGGTTTATTTCGATATTACGTGAGATGAACGCAACATCAATTCCATAGGAGAAATCATCAAAAACCAACACTTGTAAGCGGATGAAGCAACAAGCCCCAAGGGTTTATTTATTATATGGGGCGAGCATTGGAATCATCTGTTTCTCTCTTTTCACTTAGCTCTTGTTGCAAATCAAAGTATCTACTAAACTTGGAATGGCTTGTTCCCAGAGAAGCCTTCCCACAGATAGGGAGAATGAGCAGGTGTGTGGTGTTTCCACCTCTCTTGagcttctctctttttttttttttaccttcattttagtaaaaaaaaaataaaaaattgatgcAGGCGATAGCAATTCTGAAGAAAGGAGCGTATCTTTTGAAATACGGCAGGCGTGGGAAACCTAAATTCTACCCTTTTCGGCTTTCGAGTGTATGCATTGCATTCATAATGAACTTATTATCTGTCCTTTACAGCTCCAAAAGTCATTGTGATGGTGATActgtattttgttttaaatgcaATGCAGGATGAAATCTTTTTGTTATGGTACTGTGGGAAAACAGAGAAACGTCTTAAACTAAGTTCTGTGACAAGGATCATACCTGGACAGCGTACtgtaagttttttattaatgcATTTCTTCGGTAACACTTGTGCTGTAggtttttttaagaaaaataaatgttaCTGTAACAACTTCTCCAGTCAGTTTTCCGACGATACCCTCAGCCCACCAAGGAATATCAATCTTTTTCTCTTATTTATGGCGACCGTTCTCTTGATTTGGTTAGTAGTCTTTTCTCTATTGTTCCCTGACAAAGCATTAATCTATGTTATAACTTAAAGAGGTATAAGCATGTATTGAAACTTTGCGGATTAGGTGTGCAAGGACAAGGACGAAGCTGAGTTCTGGATCACAACCCTTCGAGCTCTTCTCTCACGAAACTGCTCTTCTTCATTAGTACTTCACTCAAGAAGCCGTAGCTTTGTTCCTGACTATGGAGGAGAACAAAGTAGCTCCAACAATAATTCACTTTCCAATATCAGATCAGTCAGCAGTGATACAAGCTGCGAGGTCTTTCTAGCTTCAAGATTTGTTACGTACTTAATGTCCTATCCCTTATATGGTAAATATTGCAGGAACATGCGAAAAAGGCTTCAGGATCTCACATTAACACTCCACAGAGACTAGGGAAAGTTTTCTCAGAGGTGTTGTCACAAACAGCAGTACTAAGAGCACTCGCTTTGGACGAACTGGTGCATAAACCTCATAACACATCTCCAGAGACATTAGAGAATCGACCTACTAACAATCATTCCCCTGCTGTTGATACAAGTAAATATACAGTTTCCAGCGCACTGAGCTCATCTAGTCAAGGATCTACTTTTGAGGACTTGAAGTCTCTGTGTGATGTCTTTGTCTGGGGAGAAAGTATTGGAGATGGGTTATTGTTAGGATGTGGCGGTGGTGGTGCTATGCACAAAAGTGAAAGCAGCTCTTCCCTAACGGCTGCTGAAACCTTTTTGCCCAAAGTTCTGAAATCACACGTGGCACTTGACGCACAGAGCATTTCATGCGGTACCAACTATGCAGTGCTGGTCACAAAGCAGGGACAGATGTACAGCTGGGGAGAAGAATCTGGAGGCAGGCTAGGACATGGAGTTTGCTCCTACGTTCCACAGCCCAAACTCATCGATGAGTTTGACGGATCAGCGGTAGAGTTAGCTGACTGTGGGGACTTTCACACGTGTGCTGTAACATCCTCAGGGGACTTGTATACTTGGGGAGATGGAGCTCACAACGCTGGGCTCCTTGGACTTGGTAGTGAAGCTAGCCATTGGAAACCAGTACGAGTCCTTGGCCAGATGGAGGGTATAAATGTCAAAACCATCTCTTGCGGACCTTGGCATACAGCTTTTGTGACGTCAGAAGGTAAGTTGTTCACATACGGTGATGGTACTTTTGGTGCGCTTGGACATGGAGATCGTGTGAGCACTAGCGTACCGAGAGAAGCAGAGGCGCTAAGTGGCTGCAGGACAATAAAGATAGCTTGTGGCGTTTGGCATTCAGCTGCTGTTGTCAGTGTTTTCGGCGAGGCAGC
This genomic window contains:
- the LOC103873573 gene encoding PH, RCC1 and FYVE domains-containing protein 1 is translated as MACSQRSLPTDRENEQAIAILKKGAYLLKYGRRGKPKFYPFRLSSDEIFLLWYCGKTEKRLKLSSVTRIIPGQRTSVFRRYPQPTKEYQSFSLIYGDRSLDLVCKDKDEAEFWITTLRALLSRNCSSSLVLHSRSRSFVPDYGGEQSSSNNNSLSNIRSVSSDTSCEEHAKKASGSHINTPQRLGKVFSEVLSQTAVLRALALDELVHKPHNTSPETLENRPTNNHSPAVDTSKYTVSSALSSSSQGSTFEDLKSLCDVFVWGESIGDGLLLGCGGGGAMHKSESSSSLTAAETFLPKVLKSHVALDAQSISCGTNYAVLVTKQGQMYSWGEESGGRLGHGVCSYVPQPKLIDEFDGSAVELADCGDFHTCAVTSSGDLYTWGDGAHNAGLLGLGSEASHWKPVRVLGQMEGINVKTISCGPWHTAFVTSEGKLFTYGDGTFGALGHGDRVSTSVPREAEALSGCRTIKIACGVWHSAAVVSVFGEAASSGKLFTWGDGEDGKLGHGDKESRLIPSCVAELNATSFQQVACGQSVTVALSASGQVYAMGVLDPVHENVVRAPSCIEGGLGKSCVQEVACGFHHIAVLNSKAEVYTWGRGSNGQLGHGDTENRRLPTLVRALKGKQVRKVVCGSNYTATICLHKPITGTDSSRCSGCRHPFNYMRKLHNCYNCGSVFCNACTSKKSLAAAMAPKTNRPYRVCDDCYIKLEGVREYLGTPANNSARFSNASLQSSINEMDDFGTTPQRQLLRVDSFDFFRQSKIPDLKTIGETSGGSHASSSSGFNLKGIRQLSRLASFDSVNQEGKQRTKHCASKSDTSSLVRHSVTCGLPFSRRGSVELFPLSIKSSPVESVGNTSDFTADITDTEFLQEGTKKPNQCLNQEISVLKAQVEELTRKTKQLEAELGTTSKKLEVAVLMQRDDAEKIKTSEEIVRSLTLQLMDATKKGVDKTRRRRSSF